The nucleotide sequence TAAATTAATGTTTGgagttgatcacatcaattgtACTTTCAATTCCTTAGTTTTAGTTCAAGTTTCATTGAGTTTGAGTTGTCTAAGGTAAATTGAATTCATTTGTATCAGATGTTCTCTTGCATGATGACATTGTGGTGGGAAAATAAAGAATAATTAGTCATTAAATCtcaataattttagatttttttttgccTAAATCATGTGGCATACTTAGTAAAGAGTTAATTTTTTTACTCAACTTTTTGTCTAAGTTAGGTGACACTTAATAGGATAGGTAGTTAATTTTCCCATATAATCAATCTCATGCAGAAATGGATCAGTGATGAACAAAtaatatcaaataaattatatctGTCCATAAGCAAAattagaatataaataatttattaatgaGATAAAATAAGACTAAATTTATTTATTAGATAAAGAGCAagatatcatttttattattgatttttatgttatattcaaattaaaaaaaaaaaattaagttgttcatggctttcttttttgttatttatggaTAAATTGCTACAAAAAATAACTTAAGCGGAGCATATATTTACCATTCACACTACCATTTTCGTTTCCTTATGTTTGATTTGGTTCAGAGCGCTCTGCTGTTCCCCGTGACGTACATTTGACTCCTGACGCTTTATCCGACCtacaaaaccctaaccctagtacAGATCCATCGATCCGCCATCTCCGTATCACAATCCCAGGCTCCGCTTGGTGGTTCACGATGAGGCCGTAGCCTTGGTTCCTTGATCGGTGTCGGCGTTGGTGGTGGATCGACTTCCGGTATTGCTCTTCTCTTGTTGATCCATTCTCAGTCGAGTCCAACGAGCCTTTTGCTGGTTTTCGCAGCACGATTTCTTCTGGGCAGCTGTCCCTTCTCTTCCCCGTCTTTTCTACTCGATTTGGTGACAATGCGAGTGGCTAATCAGCACCTACTCTTTTTCTGTCCCTGTTGGTTTATGTGGAATTTGCTCGTTGTTTCTCTGTGCTGTGATGTGATGTACTTTCCTTTGGTTATTGATTTGTTCGGGAAAGAGAAAGGCGTGTTTTTTTGTGCAATCAGTTGAAATGTCCGTAGTTTTCTTTTAAATGTCTTGTTTGGATCTCCCTACTTTGTCCCTATTCTTTTCCTTCAGTAATTGAAACATCCATTCTAAACTTGTGTTTTTGGTCCAGAGCCACAGATTTCGTGATTATAGTGTGGAATAAATAAATAAGGGATTTTGGAATTTCAGACAATTGTTGGTCTGGTTTAACTACAGCATGTCCGAACAATGACATTTTTCTAGTGTAATTTTTTCATGCAATCGATGGCTAAAACATGAAACTAGCTTTGGATTTCTTCATTCTCCATATAACTTTGGATTTGTTACTGTAACAAGTGTTTCTTTTCCCCAATAATTATTATACTTTCTTGTAATGCAGTGTAACCCTATTTCGGGAAATCATTATACTGGTTCTGCAAGTATAAGAATACGTACAGTAAATAAATCTATAAAGACAAGCTTGATGTTAGATGTTACTTTTTCGCTGCCATTTGATGGTTATCTGAGAGATGGGCTAGTCATTTGATATCTGATCTTGCCCTTGAGGTAGGCTATTTGAGCCATCACCCAGTGATGGGCTCGTCTGGTGGAGCTTCTGAGATTATTGAATCAAGTGAAGAATCAAACTTGGCCAGTCGTGGATCTAAGACACTGAGTATTAAGTTTAAACCGAATGCACGAGATGGCAAGTCCCAGGATGTGGAAGATGACCTTCATGAACTTGTGAGGGCAATAGATCTCAGGACATCATCAAGGGTTATCGGTCCTTCTAGTCAGCTAGGGGTTGACTTGTTGAGGAAGAATGCGTTGAAGAAGCCAGTCAAAATTGGAGCTTCTCGGCCATCAGGAATAGGAATATCAGAGTCCGTCACCTTAAAGCAGGCTTTGAGAAGGTTATGCATTTCCCAGGCATCAGAGATGGCTGCTATGAAGAGGTTATCAAAACCTGTTGGGTTATCTGGGAGCTCTGAAGCTGGAACAATTAAGAGGCTTTGTGCATCTGTGGTGATTCAGTCAAGCGACTCTGGCCTTCCTCTAAATGGAGAACAGAGAAATTTGGTCAAAATATCCATTGTGCCTGAAAAGGTTGCAGCAGATTCATCAAAAAAGGCAACTGCATTTGGTCAAGTGCGGAATTTGGAATCATGTAATTCGAGTGCTGTTTCATCTCCTCTAGCTGCAGTTACGCCAAAGGTAACTAAGATCAGAATCCAAGATGTAATTAAACCTACATTAGAAGAGCTCTGTGAATTTCAATCAGGTGcaatacaaaaagaaaacaaggGGAAATCTGTTTCCAAAGCACCTGTTTCTAGTTCACAGGCTGTTGTTGCATCAACCAAACTTATCATGACCCCATATTTAACCAAACCAGTACATAGGAATAATaccaccaaaaagaaaagaaagcctgAGCCAATTTCAGTACCCAGTGGTTCCATCAAAGGCAGTGAAGTTGAAAAAAGTGGTGTTACTACATCCAGAACCAAACTACAGTTTTCTAAGGAACCTGTTGTTCCTGCATGTGTGACAATGCCTACGGCTGGATCATGTTGTCCCAAGAAACCTGCCGCTCCTGCATATGGCACTATGAATCCATCTGCCAAAATTAGTATGGAAGATGTTGATAGTGGTGCAAGCAAAATTTTTTCCAGCCCAAATATCCATGGCAGTGGTAGAGTAGCTGGTTCGAAGGCAAGTGAATTATCTAGCTCAAGAGAAAAAGGGGAGTGCTCCCATAGTTCTAAAAGCAGCATTGGGGACTACAGCAGCAGCACTAGCTTCAGTGAAGAGAGCAATCAGAGTGGTTTTAGTGTTAAAAGCTGTAGGCCTCACATGTCCAAGGATGTGAAATGGGTGGCCATCCATCGCAACCTAATTCAACTAGGAAGCTTAGGCTTAAAGAACTTTAAGCTTCTCAAGCGACTTGGATGTGGAGATATTGGAACTGTTTATCTTGCTGAGCTTGTTGGTTCTGAATGCTTATTTGCATTGAAGGTGATGGATATTGAATTTCTGATCAGCAGGAAAAAGATGCTGAGAGCGCAAACAGAAAGAGAGATATTGCAAATGCTGGATCATCCATTCCTTCCTACCCTCTATGCCCATTTTACAACGGATAACCTCTCATGTTTAGTTATGGAGTATTGTCCAGGTGGTGACCTGCATGTCCTCCGACAAAAGCAACCTAGAAGGAGTTTTGCTGAGACTGCTGCTAGGTGTGTAAAATAATTGATGCTACATTGCTTTAGTATATCATTTTCACCTCGAAAGCAATTTTAGTTGTTGAGATCCATTGTTTTGGTTCCATctataccatgtcatgattggcAACTGGAAATAGACTAGTATGGGAATTGAAGCATTTGATAAGTTATAAATGCAAATCTTTCTGACATCGAGCCCGGTCAAGATTGATTCATCTTCTCAACTTATGTTCTTCCAAGTAACAACAGAAAGAATCTTGTACAAGACACCTTCAAAGTTGAGATTATTTGAGCTAAGACAAACCACCCATAAGGAACCATTATTTTATTAGTTGGAAGCAAACTTCTGGCTAATGTCAGATGTGTTAAACAACAGATTTTATTCTATTTTTAGGTATTTGTGGAAGCACTGTTGCTCATCTGGTTTTCGATCCTTTTTATCAATTCAAACATAGCAGTCTTCTTGGAAAATTTGAACCATTTGCCTGTGTAGCATATGCAGAATTCAGATAGAATTAATTTGGGTTTTGTTGATGTGTAGCGTCGTTGGTTGTTGTAAACCAAAATTATGAATGGATTATGGACTAAAAATCTGACAGTGGTCCTTGGTGGTTCAGTCCAATTTTCTGCTTGCATGCTAGGCTTCTTAGAAAAATGATATTTCATTTTACTTTTTCAATTGAGTGTTCACGTCCATGCTGGAATAGAACCTGCAATTATTCTGTATTGCTTTTGCCACATGTTGCCTCTTAAATCTACAAACTCATTCTTAGCTATGATTACCGCAGGTTTTATGTTGCAGAAGTCCTCCTTGCTCTGGAATACCTGCACATGCTGGGTGTGATTTACCGTGATCTCAAACCAGAAAACATCCTGGTTCGTGAAGATGGTCACATCATGCTTTCTGATTTTGACTTGTCTCTCAGGTGCTCTGTAAGCCCAACCCTTCTCAGATCATCATCGTTAGGTACACAAGAGACAGTAAGGCTATCAGGACCCTGTGCTGAGAATAGCTGCATTGACCCTCTTTGTATCCGGCCATCTTGTGTTCAAGTTTCTTGCTTCACTCCTCGATTGGAATCTTCCACAGTAGCAAAGACACGGAAGCTAAAATCTGACGGGCAGGGGCAGGTAAGACCGCTTCCGCAACTTGTGGTCGAACCCACTGGTGCACGCTCCAACTCCTTTGTTGGGACCCATGAATACCTTGCTCCTGAGATTATCAGAGGAGATGGACATGGAAGTGCTGTGGATTGGTGGACCTTTGGGATCTTACTATATGAGTTGCTTTTTGGTATAACACCCTTCAGAGGACCTGGAAATGAGGAAACACTGGCTAATGTGGTTTCTCAGAGCTTGAAGTTCCCTGACAACCCATCTGTTAGCTCTCATGCAAGAGATTTAATTAGAGGCCTTCTAGTGAAGGAGCCAGAAAGTAGACTTGGATCAGTCACAGGAGCTGCTGAGATTAAACAGCATCCATTCTTCGAAGGATTGAATTGGGCGCTGATACGTTCTGCTGCACCACCAGAGATACCGAGAAGCCATGATTGTGCGACCCCCACAGTTTTTCATAAGAAAAAAGAAGGCAAGTGTCTTGATTTCAGGGCTTATGGAGAGGATGTGGAGTTCGAGCTCTTTTAGTTAAATTCTCAACTCTAAGTGGAAGAATGTACTAGGCATGAAAGAAGCCATGAGTTTGCAACCCATAGGGTTTTTCATTAGGGGAAAGAACGGCAGTGCCTCCATTTTTGGGGGATATGGAATTTTAGCTTTGGAAGAGTGGACTTGGTCTGAAAGAAGCCACAATTTGCGACTCCCTCATGCAGTTTCCTAAGAAAAAGGAAGGCGAGTGTGTCGATTCCAGGGCCAATGGAGAGTATGCGGAATTTGTTCTCTTTTATATAAATTCTTGGCTCTAAATGGAAGAGTGTACTTGGTTTGGAAGAAGCCAATGTATTGAGATCCTTAACAAGGATAAAGAAGATTAGTGTTCCAATTTTAGGTTTTACGGAGATTGAGCTCTTCAACCCTAAATGGAAGGATGTACTTTGGCTTGGTGGCCTTTGCCCATTATCAGTTCCCACATGTTGTGACactatctatgatgtaaatgtagGTCTAGATTCTTGTACCTCGTCAATTACATGAATATGTTTCTCAGAAAACGAGTGTTGTATATGCTCTTATTATTCTTGACTTTTTGTCTTGTCAACTAAATCCATTTGTCTTGGTGGCGTACAGCAGCAATTTTGTGCAGTTTATTGACAAGTAATAATATTGTATATAAATAAATGTCTGAAGTCTCAGGAAATTTTTTGAAAAGTTATACCTCCTAGTAGAAGAGAGTCATTCGAGTTTGAACCTAATTTTTCTTCCTTTAGCTCCCTGTTTCTATATTTTCCTTAGAGATAATGTCTGAGCTGAGAGCTATTTGGGGTTGACCTGATGGACCTTTTTACTGTCATTG is from Musa acuminata AAA Group cultivar baxijiao chromosome BXJ3-8, Cavendish_Baxijiao_AAA, whole genome shotgun sequence and encodes:
- the LOC135646173 gene encoding serine/threonine-protein kinase D6PK-like; its protein translation is MGSSGGASEIIESSEESNLASRGSKTLSIKFKPNARDGKSQDVEDDLHELVRAIDLRTSSRVIGPSSQLGVDLLRKNALKKPVKIGASRPSGIGISESVTLKQALRRLCISQASEMAAMKRLSKPVGLSGSSEAGTIKRLCASVVIQSSDSGLPLNGEQRNLVKISIVPEKVAADSSKKATAFGQVRNLESCNSSAVSSPLAAVTPKVTKIRIQDVIKPTLEELCEFQSGAIQKENKGKSVSKAPVSSSQAVVASTKLIMTPYLTKPVHRNNTTKKKRKPEPISVPSGSIKGSEVEKSGVTTSRTKLQFSKEPVVPACVTMPTAGSCCPKKPAAPAYGTMNPSAKISMEDVDSGASKIFSSPNIHGSGRVAGSKASELSSSREKGECSHSSKSSIGDYSSSTSFSEESNQSGFSVKSCRPHMSKDVKWVAIHRNLIQLGSLGLKNFKLLKRLGCGDIGTVYLAELVGSECLFALKVMDIEFLISRKKMLRAQTEREILQMLDHPFLPTLYAHFTTDNLSCLVMEYCPGGDLHVLRQKQPRRSFAETAARFYVAEVLLALEYLHMLGVIYRDLKPENILVREDGHIMLSDFDLSLRCSVSPTLLRSSSLGTQETVRLSGPCAENSCIDPLCIRPSCVQVSCFTPRLESSTVAKTRKLKSDGQGQVRPLPQLVVEPTGARSNSFVGTHEYLAPEIIRGDGHGSAVDWWTFGILLYELLFGITPFRGPGNEETLANVVSQSLKFPDNPSVSSHARDLIRGLLVKEPESRLGSVTGAAEIKQHPFFEGLNWALIRSAAPPEIPRSHDCATPTVFHKKKEGKCLDFRAYGEDVEFELF